A section of the Solea solea chromosome 17, fSolSol10.1, whole genome shotgun sequence genome encodes:
- the gpcpd1 gene encoding glycerophosphocholine phosphodiesterase GPCPD1 isoform X2 — protein MANARPLPLSEIAGWTHDFTVNSPSWRLAGADTPLLPKEDACSCSQSLSVLVSTMESCQVTVVVRGETSPGEVLAVVGSCEALGNWSHEKAVILHPDSNEGNTWTTTVTVPKGVSSKYRYFRGFFLSKSAGGPCQVIVNMWETHHQPRTMSPTASHQNIDDGQFGINNGVKCVDSGWLTCQTEIRLRLHYSKTSPVSITKKKFKRSRFRIKLTLEGIEEEEEEDEEDGALSASSWNKMTTTLEMIMISANGYRSRHSQPECGYALEPTRWTEYSIHTMDPDNLELTFEFFEEDLSEHVVQGDTHPGHVGTACLLSSTFRESGKDNGVVTLPIMSRNARHTIGKVRVDFLVIRPIQGLLCDMSASFTKYWKKGSALNVGHRGAGSTHAAKYHRVRENTIASFKSASKHGAAYVEFDVHLSKDAVPIVYHDLTCCIATKKKNDKTSLELIEVPVKDLTFDQLQLLKLAHVAAMQASDHNDLLDDEDEIDEHQPFPSLSQIFQAVPDNLGFNIELKWICQMKDGSWDGKLSSYFNMNSFLDIILSCILQEAGKRRIVFSSFDPDICTMVRQKQNKYPILFLTQGISERYPELMDIRCQTTQFAISFAQSENILGISAHSEDLLKNLIYISEAQSKGLVVFCWGDDNNDHETRRRLREQGIDGLIYDRICESLEPFFDSSSPDFLSVRNKGSSQISSK, from the exons ATGGCTAACGCTAGGCCATTGCCGCTGAGCGAGATAGCAGGATGGAcacatgatttcactgtgaatTCTCCTTCGTGGAGACTAGCTGGAGCCGACACGCCGTTACTGCCAAAAGAAGACG CTTGTTCCTGCAGCCAATCtttgtctgtgcttgtgtcAACCATGGAGAGTTGCCAGGTGACTGTGGTTGTCAGAGGAGAAACTTCTCCAG GTGAGGTGCTTGCTGTTGTTGGCAGCTGTGAAGCATTGGGAAACTGGAGCCATGAAAAAGCTGTCATATTACATCCTGATAGTAATGAAGG AAACACCTGGACTACAACAGTCACTGTGCCCAAAGGAGTTAGTTCCAAGTACCGCTATTTCAGAGGCTTCTTTTTGTCTAAG AGTGCGGGTGGTCCCTGTCAAGTGATAGTCAATATGTGGGAGACCCATCATCAACCTCGCACGATGAGCCCCACAG CGTCACACCAGAACATTGATGATGGACAATTTGGAATTAACA ATGGGGTGAAATGTGTAGACTCTGGTTGGCTTACATGCCAGACAGAGATTCGCCTGCGTCTGCACTATTCAAAGACCTCTCCGGTGTCCATCACTAAGAAGAAATTCAAGAGGTCCCGCTTCAG GATCAAGCTGACATTGGAGGggattgaggaggaggaggaggaagatgaagaggatggTGCACTCAGTGCTTCATCTTGGAACAAGATGACCACCACTTTGGAGATGATTATGATCAGTGCCAATGGCTATAGGTCGCGTCACTCGCAGCCTGAATGTGGATATGCACTGGAGCCGACCCGGTGGACTGAGTACAGTATTCACACCATGGATCCAGACAACTTAGAGCTCACCTTTGAGTTCTTTGAG GAAGATCTGAGTGAGCATGTTGTCCAGGGAGACACTCATCCAGGACATGTGGGCACAGCTTGTCTTCTCTCCTCCACTTTTCGGGAGAGTGGCAAAGACAACGGAGTAGTCACTCTTCCCATAATGAGTCGAAACGCCAGACATACCATCGGGAAAGTGAGAG TGGATTTCCTGGTGATTCGGCCCATCCAGGGGCTGCTGTGTGACATGAGTGCCTCGTTCACCAAATACTGGAAGAAAGGAAGTGCTCTGAATGTGGGTCACAGAGGAGCTGGCAGCACACATGCAGCCAA GTACCACAGAGTCAGGGAGAACACAATAGCCTCATTCAAAAGTGCTTCCAAGCAT GGTGCAGCTTATGTGGAGTTTGATGTTCACCTTTCCAAGGATGCTGTTCCTATTGTATACCATGACCTGACATGCTGCATAGCCACCAAGAAG AAAAACGACAAGACTTCACTGGAGCTCATCGAGGTGCCAGTCAAAGACTTGACATTTGATCAGCTGCAGCTTCTGAAG CTGGCCCATGTTGCTGCAATGCAGGCCAGTGATCACAACG atcTGCTTGACGATGAAGATGAAATTGATGAGCATCAGCCCTTCCCTTCACTCTCACAG ATCTTTCAGGCTGTTCCTGATAATCTGGGTTTCAACATTGAGCTTAAATGGATTTGCCAGATGAAG GACGGCTCGTGGGATGGCAAACTATCGTCCTACTTCAACATGAACAGCTTCCTTGATATTATTCTGTCTTGTATTCTGCAAGAAGCTGGCAAAAGACGCATCGTCTTCTCTAGTTTTGACCCAGATATATGTACAAT GGTGCGTCAAAAGCAGAACAAGTACCCCATCCTTTTCCTTACTCAGGGAATTTCAGAAAGGTATCCTGAACTGATGGACATCCGCTGCCAGACCACTCAGTTTGCCATAAGTTTTGCCCAGAGTGAGAACATTTTG GGAATTAGTGCCCACTCCGAGGACCTGCTTAAGAACCTCATCTACATTAGTGAAGCCCAGTCTAAAGGCCTGGTGGTGTTTTGCTGGGGAGATGACAACAATGACCACGAAACCAGAAGGAGGCTGAGGGAGCAGGGGATAGATGGGCTGATCTATGATAG AATTTGTGAAAGTTTGGAGCCATTTTTTGACTCAAGTTCTCCAGATTTCC
- the gpcpd1 gene encoding glycerophosphocholine phosphodiesterase GPCPD1 isoform X1, giving the protein MANARPLPLSEIAGWTHDFTVNSPSWRLAGADTPLLPKEDACSCSQSLSVLVSTMESCQVTVVVRGETSPGEVLAVVGSCEALGNWSHEKAVILHPDSNEGNTWTTTVTVPKGVSSKYRYFRGFFLSKSAGGPCQVIVNMWETHHQPRTMSPTASHQNIDDGQFGINNGVKCVDSGWLTCQTEIRLRLHYSKTSPVSITKKKFKRSRFRIKLTLEGIEEEEEEDEEDGALSASSWNKMTTTLEMIMISANGYRSRHSQPECGYALEPTRWTEYSIHTMDPDNLELTFEFFEEDLSEHVVQGDTHPGHVGTACLLSSTFRESGKDNGVVTLPIMSRNARHTIGKVRVDFLVIRPIQGLLCDMSASFTKYWKKGSALNVGHRGAGSTHAAKYHRVRENTIASFKSASKHGAAYVEFDVHLSKDAVPIVYHDLTCCIATKKKNDKTSLELIEVPVKDLTFDQLQLLKLAHVAAMQASDHNDLLDDEDEIDEHQPFPSLSQIFQAVPDNLGFNIELKWICQMKDGSWDGKLSSYFNMNSFLDIILSCILQEAGKRRIVFSSFDPDICTMVRQKQNKYPILFLTQGISERYPELMDIRCQTTQFAISFAQSENILGISAHSEDLLKNLIYISEAQSKGLVVFCWGDDNNDHETRRRLREQGIDGLIYDSICEEQGEQPNIFQVEGQHSLQEVITEETLKSGTCSCYSIPCSMAPCIASKARAGSAESDSGHSSL; this is encoded by the exons ATGGCTAACGCTAGGCCATTGCCGCTGAGCGAGATAGCAGGATGGAcacatgatttcactgtgaatTCTCCTTCGTGGAGACTAGCTGGAGCCGACACGCCGTTACTGCCAAAAGAAGACG CTTGTTCCTGCAGCCAATCtttgtctgtgcttgtgtcAACCATGGAGAGTTGCCAGGTGACTGTGGTTGTCAGAGGAGAAACTTCTCCAG GTGAGGTGCTTGCTGTTGTTGGCAGCTGTGAAGCATTGGGAAACTGGAGCCATGAAAAAGCTGTCATATTACATCCTGATAGTAATGAAGG AAACACCTGGACTACAACAGTCACTGTGCCCAAAGGAGTTAGTTCCAAGTACCGCTATTTCAGAGGCTTCTTTTTGTCTAAG AGTGCGGGTGGTCCCTGTCAAGTGATAGTCAATATGTGGGAGACCCATCATCAACCTCGCACGATGAGCCCCACAG CGTCACACCAGAACATTGATGATGGACAATTTGGAATTAACA ATGGGGTGAAATGTGTAGACTCTGGTTGGCTTACATGCCAGACAGAGATTCGCCTGCGTCTGCACTATTCAAAGACCTCTCCGGTGTCCATCACTAAGAAGAAATTCAAGAGGTCCCGCTTCAG GATCAAGCTGACATTGGAGGggattgaggaggaggaggaggaagatgaagaggatggTGCACTCAGTGCTTCATCTTGGAACAAGATGACCACCACTTTGGAGATGATTATGATCAGTGCCAATGGCTATAGGTCGCGTCACTCGCAGCCTGAATGTGGATATGCACTGGAGCCGACCCGGTGGACTGAGTACAGTATTCACACCATGGATCCAGACAACTTAGAGCTCACCTTTGAGTTCTTTGAG GAAGATCTGAGTGAGCATGTTGTCCAGGGAGACACTCATCCAGGACATGTGGGCACAGCTTGTCTTCTCTCCTCCACTTTTCGGGAGAGTGGCAAAGACAACGGAGTAGTCACTCTTCCCATAATGAGTCGAAACGCCAGACATACCATCGGGAAAGTGAGAG TGGATTTCCTGGTGATTCGGCCCATCCAGGGGCTGCTGTGTGACATGAGTGCCTCGTTCACCAAATACTGGAAGAAAGGAAGTGCTCTGAATGTGGGTCACAGAGGAGCTGGCAGCACACATGCAGCCAA GTACCACAGAGTCAGGGAGAACACAATAGCCTCATTCAAAAGTGCTTCCAAGCAT GGTGCAGCTTATGTGGAGTTTGATGTTCACCTTTCCAAGGATGCTGTTCCTATTGTATACCATGACCTGACATGCTGCATAGCCACCAAGAAG AAAAACGACAAGACTTCACTGGAGCTCATCGAGGTGCCAGTCAAAGACTTGACATTTGATCAGCTGCAGCTTCTGAAG CTGGCCCATGTTGCTGCAATGCAGGCCAGTGATCACAACG atcTGCTTGACGATGAAGATGAAATTGATGAGCATCAGCCCTTCCCTTCACTCTCACAG ATCTTTCAGGCTGTTCCTGATAATCTGGGTTTCAACATTGAGCTTAAATGGATTTGCCAGATGAAG GACGGCTCGTGGGATGGCAAACTATCGTCCTACTTCAACATGAACAGCTTCCTTGATATTATTCTGTCTTGTATTCTGCAAGAAGCTGGCAAAAGACGCATCGTCTTCTCTAGTTTTGACCCAGATATATGTACAAT GGTGCGTCAAAAGCAGAACAAGTACCCCATCCTTTTCCTTACTCAGGGAATTTCAGAAAGGTATCCTGAACTGATGGACATCCGCTGCCAGACCACTCAGTTTGCCATAAGTTTTGCCCAGAGTGAGAACATTTTG GGAATTAGTGCCCACTCCGAGGACCTGCTTAAGAACCTCATCTACATTAGTGAAGCCCAGTCTAAAGGCCTGGTGGTGTTTTGCTGGGGAGATGACAACAATGACCACGAAACCAGAAGGAGGCTGAGGGAGCAGGGGATAGATGGGCTGATCTATGATAG
- the LOC131443803 gene encoding solute carrier family 23 member 1-like isoform X1, whose translation MAPVKGCNGLDNPAFDINEVNDQPRERIFNLSVSDSIEDDNRNKPTYRVTDVPPWYLCIFLAIQHYLTAFGGIISIPLIVSEGLCLQHDSLTQSQLINTIFFVSGLCTILQVTFGVRLPIIQGGTFSLVTPVMALLSMPEWKCPAWTQNATLVNTSSPEFVEVWQTRMRTLQGSIMVASLLQIIVGFSGLIGFLMRFIGPLTIAPTISLIGLSLYDSAGEKTGSHWGISAMTTVLIILFSQYLLSVPIPVPVYSRRKKLHTTKFYIFQIMPILLGIAVSWLLCYILTIYDVLPSDPAQYGYLARTDVKGNVINEASWFRVPYPGQWGIPTVSLAGVFGIMAGIICSMAESVGDYHACAKLSGAPPPPKHAINRGIGVEGLGCLLAGAFGTGNGTTSYSENVAALGITKVGSRTVIFLCGVFMILLGMLGKIGAVFTTIPLPVIGGMFLIMFGVITAAGIANLQSTDMNSTRNIFVFGFSMFCGLVIPNWIMKNPDFIKTGVTEVDQVLQVLLTTNMFVGGFLGFFLDNTIPGTKRERGLLAWGKEHHEDCSSTLMTGQVYDLPFGITSCLASQSWVRYIPFCPWQDPRPQEMPDDTISPKHSAKVTDEAAL comes from the exons ATGGCTCCAGTGAAGGGATGCAACGGACTTGACAATCCTGCCTTTGAT ATAAATGAAGTCAATGATCAACCCAGAGAGAGGATTTTTAACTTAAGTGTGAGTGACTCCATAGAAGACGACAACAGAAATAAACCAACATATCGCGTCACTGATGTTCCTCCCTGGTATCTGTGTATCTTCCTGGCCATACAG CATTACCTGACAGCATTTGGTGGAATCATCTCCATCCCTCTCATTGTGTCAGAGGGCCTGTGTCTGCAGCATGACAGCCTGACACAGAGTCAACTCATCAACAccattttctttgtctctggCTTGTGCACGATACTGCAGGTCACATTTGGCGTCAG GCTTCCCATCATACagggtgggacattttccctggTGACACCTGTCATGGCCCTGTTGTCGATGCCAGAATGGAAGTGTCCAGCTTGGACTCAGAACGCCACTCTGGTCAACACCTCGTCGCCTGAATTTGTAGAAGTGTGGCAGACACGCATGAGAACA TTGCAGGGCTCTATCATGGTGGCCTCTCTCCTCCAGATCATCGTGGGCTTCTCTGGCCTCATAGGTTTCCTGATGCGCTTCATTGGCCCGTTAACCATCGCCCCCACCATCTCTCTCATAGGTCTGTCACTGTACGACTCAGCCGGAGAAAAGACTGGCAGTCACTGGGGCATATCTGCGAT GACCACTGTGCTGATCATCCTGTTCTCCCAGTACCTTCTTTCCGTGCCAATCCCTGTTCCTGTGTACAGCAGAAGAAAGAAACTGCACACCACAAAGTTCTACATCTTCCAAATAATGCCA ATTCTGCTGGGCATTGCCGTCTCATGGTTACTGTGTTACATCCTCACCATCTACGATGTCCTACCATCGGATCCGGCTCAGTACGGCTACCTGGCCCGCACTGATGTGAAGGGTAACGTGATCAATGAGGCCTCCTGGTTCAGAGTTCCCTATCCTG GTCAGTGGGGAATACCGACTGTAAGCCTGGCCGGTGTGTTTGGCATCATGGCTGGGATCATATGCTCCATGGCAGAGTCTGTGGGTGATTACCACGCATGTGCCAAGCTGTCGGGGGCACCGCCGCCCCCCAAGCATGCCATCAATCGCGGCATTGGTGTTGAAGGGCTTGGCTGTTTGCTGGCAGGGGCTTTCGGCACAGGCAATGGCACTACTTCATATAGTGAGAATGTGGCAGCCCTCGGTATTACAAAG GTGGGCAGTCGAACTGTGATTTTCTTATGTGGAGTTTTCATGATTCTGTTGGGAATGCTGGGTAAAATAGGAGCTGTTTTCACAACCATTCCCCTCCCAGTGATTGGAGGCATGTTCCTGATCATGTTTGGAGTCATTACTGCTGCTGGAATTGCTAATTTACAG TCCACAGACATGAACTCCACGAggaatatctttgtttttgggttttccATGTTCTGTGGACTTGTCATTCCAAACTGGATAATGAAGAATCCAGATTTCATAAAAACTG GTGTGACCGAGGTGGACCAAGTGTTGCAGGTATTGCTGACCACCAATATGTTTGTTGGAGGGTTCCTTGGTTTCTTTCTTGATAACACAATTCCTG GGACCAAACGTGAGCGTGGTCTCTTAGCCTGGGGCAAAGAGCATCATGAGGACTGTAGCAGCACGTTGATGACTGGGCAGGTGTACGATCTTCCCTTTGGCATAACCTCATGCCTTGCATCCCAGTCTTGGGTTCGCTACATCCCTTTCTGCCCATGGCAAGACCCCAGACCTCAAGAAATGCCTGATGACACTATATCACCTAAGCACAGCGCCAAGGTCACCGATGAAGCTGCTCTATAA
- the LOC131443803 gene encoding solute carrier family 23 member 1-like isoform X2, with protein MLINEVNDQPRERIFNLSVSDSIEDDNRNKPTYRVTDVPPWYLCIFLAIQHYLTAFGGIISIPLIVSEGLCLQHDSLTQSQLINTIFFVSGLCTILQVTFGVRLPIIQGGTFSLVTPVMALLSMPEWKCPAWTQNATLVNTSSPEFVEVWQTRMRTLQGSIMVASLLQIIVGFSGLIGFLMRFIGPLTIAPTISLIGLSLYDSAGEKTGSHWGISAMTTVLIILFSQYLLSVPIPVPVYSRRKKLHTTKFYIFQIMPILLGIAVSWLLCYILTIYDVLPSDPAQYGYLARTDVKGNVINEASWFRVPYPGQWGIPTVSLAGVFGIMAGIICSMAESVGDYHACAKLSGAPPPPKHAINRGIGVEGLGCLLAGAFGTGNGTTSYSENVAALGITKVGSRTVIFLCGVFMILLGMLGKIGAVFTTIPLPVIGGMFLIMFGVITAAGIANLQSTDMNSTRNIFVFGFSMFCGLVIPNWIMKNPDFIKTGVTEVDQVLQVLLTTNMFVGGFLGFFLDNTIPGTKRERGLLAWGKEHHEDCSSTLMTGQVYDLPFGITSCLASQSWVRYIPFCPWQDPRPQEMPDDTISPKHSAKVTDEAAL; from the exons ATGTTG ATAAATGAAGTCAATGATCAACCCAGAGAGAGGATTTTTAACTTAAGTGTGAGTGACTCCATAGAAGACGACAACAGAAATAAACCAACATATCGCGTCACTGATGTTCCTCCCTGGTATCTGTGTATCTTCCTGGCCATACAG CATTACCTGACAGCATTTGGTGGAATCATCTCCATCCCTCTCATTGTGTCAGAGGGCCTGTGTCTGCAGCATGACAGCCTGACACAGAGTCAACTCATCAACAccattttctttgtctctggCTTGTGCACGATACTGCAGGTCACATTTGGCGTCAG GCTTCCCATCATACagggtgggacattttccctggTGACACCTGTCATGGCCCTGTTGTCGATGCCAGAATGGAAGTGTCCAGCTTGGACTCAGAACGCCACTCTGGTCAACACCTCGTCGCCTGAATTTGTAGAAGTGTGGCAGACACGCATGAGAACA TTGCAGGGCTCTATCATGGTGGCCTCTCTCCTCCAGATCATCGTGGGCTTCTCTGGCCTCATAGGTTTCCTGATGCGCTTCATTGGCCCGTTAACCATCGCCCCCACCATCTCTCTCATAGGTCTGTCACTGTACGACTCAGCCGGAGAAAAGACTGGCAGTCACTGGGGCATATCTGCGAT GACCACTGTGCTGATCATCCTGTTCTCCCAGTACCTTCTTTCCGTGCCAATCCCTGTTCCTGTGTACAGCAGAAGAAAGAAACTGCACACCACAAAGTTCTACATCTTCCAAATAATGCCA ATTCTGCTGGGCATTGCCGTCTCATGGTTACTGTGTTACATCCTCACCATCTACGATGTCCTACCATCGGATCCGGCTCAGTACGGCTACCTGGCCCGCACTGATGTGAAGGGTAACGTGATCAATGAGGCCTCCTGGTTCAGAGTTCCCTATCCTG GTCAGTGGGGAATACCGACTGTAAGCCTGGCCGGTGTGTTTGGCATCATGGCTGGGATCATATGCTCCATGGCAGAGTCTGTGGGTGATTACCACGCATGTGCCAAGCTGTCGGGGGCACCGCCGCCCCCCAAGCATGCCATCAATCGCGGCATTGGTGTTGAAGGGCTTGGCTGTTTGCTGGCAGGGGCTTTCGGCACAGGCAATGGCACTACTTCATATAGTGAGAATGTGGCAGCCCTCGGTATTACAAAG GTGGGCAGTCGAACTGTGATTTTCTTATGTGGAGTTTTCATGATTCTGTTGGGAATGCTGGGTAAAATAGGAGCTGTTTTCACAACCATTCCCCTCCCAGTGATTGGAGGCATGTTCCTGATCATGTTTGGAGTCATTACTGCTGCTGGAATTGCTAATTTACAG TCCACAGACATGAACTCCACGAggaatatctttgtttttgggttttccATGTTCTGTGGACTTGTCATTCCAAACTGGATAATGAAGAATCCAGATTTCATAAAAACTG GTGTGACCGAGGTGGACCAAGTGTTGCAGGTATTGCTGACCACCAATATGTTTGTTGGAGGGTTCCTTGGTTTCTTTCTTGATAACACAATTCCTG GGACCAAACGTGAGCGTGGTCTCTTAGCCTGGGGCAAAGAGCATCATGAGGACTGTAGCAGCACGTTGATGACTGGGCAGGTGTACGATCTTCCCTTTGGCATAACCTCATGCCTTGCATCCCAGTCTTGGGTTCGCTACATCCCTTTCTGCCCATGGCAAGACCCCAGACCTCAAGAAATGCCTGATGACACTATATCACCTAAGCACAGCGCCAAGGTCACCGATGAAGCTGCTCTATAA